The DNA sequence GTATGCGTTACTTAGGTGTCATGTTATATGACGCTGACCGTGTACATGAAGTAGCATCGACAGAAAATGAACAAGATTTATATGAAAAACAATGTGAATTGTTCTTAAATCCATATGACGAAGAAGTAATTGAACAAGCGTTGAAAGACGGCGTTTCTATGGAATGGATCGAAGCGGCACAAAACTCACCGGTGTACAAATTAGCGATTGAATATAAATTAGCTTTCCCATTACACCCTGAATACCGTACTTTACCAATGGTTTGGTACTGCCCACCGTTAAGTCCGATCATGAACTACTTCGAAGGTAAAGATTCAATCAAGAACCCAGATGCAATCTTCCCGGCTATCGAAGAGATGCGTTTGCCGATTGAATACCTTGCAAGTCTATTGACTTCAGGAGATACAAAATCTGTGAAAGAAGCCTTGCAGCGTATGGCTATGATGAGAAGTTATATGCGTGCACAAGTTACAGGCAAAGACTTTGATTTAGATCGTTTAGACCGTCTTGGTTTAACAGAACGTCAAACGAAAGATATGTATCGTCTGCTTGCGATTGCAAAATACGAAGATCGTTTCGTGATTCCGACATCGCATAAAGAACAATATATGGACACTTATGCAGCACAAGGCAGCCAAGGCTATGAATTCAGTGATAATCTTTACGGCGGCGGAAGCGGTTGTGAAGGCTGCGGTTCACCAGTCGCAATGAAACCGGGACAAACTGGACAAGAAGCATATAATGAAAGCTTCTATGGAGGGATTTTCCGTGATTAACCTGAAAAACTTTTATCAATTTCAAGAGTCAATTGGTTATTTTGCGCAGCAATTAAACTTCCCTGAAAAGTTGACATTCCATCCTAAGACATTTGATGAAGTTTTCGACAGCCGCCATCCAGCTTATGCTGAGATGGTGGAATATCGAGAACGCATCCAAAGTTACCCGTTGACTGAGATCAAACAACTTTACACAGATACATTTGATTTTAATAAACAAGCACCGCTGTATATGACTTATAACAAATTCGATACGCAGAAAGAACGCGGACAAATGCTCGCAAAGCTGAAAGTCTTATACGAAATGTTCGGACTTCAAATGGTAGACAATGAACTCTCTGACTTCTTGCCTTTAATGCTGGAATTTTTATATGCGGCACAATGGCAGAATGATGAACGTGCAGAAGGCAATATTGAGTTTATTATCATGGTCATTGAAGACGGTACGTATGCGATGCTTAACCAATTAAGAGAAATGGATAGTCCATATGCACCTTTAATTCAAGCATTAAGAAAGACATTAAAATTATGTTTACAACCCAGCGAAGAGGTGACTGCGCATGCTTAATCAATTTTTATGGGTCATTTACCCTTATTTATGTATTGCGATCTTTGTGATCGGCCATATTGCACGTTTTCGTTATGACCAGTTTTCTTGGACCGCAAAATCGAGTGAATTTATTGAAAAGAAACGTTTGAAATGGGGCAGTTTATTGTTCCATTTAGGTATTATTCCTGTTGCTGCAGGGCACTTTGTAGGTTTGGTTATTCCGCCTTCATGGCTTGAAGCATTAGGTGTGACACATGAAACTTATCATTTCGGAGCTGTTTATATCGGCAGTATCTTTGGTATAATGACTTTGATTGGAATGATTTTGCTAACGTCACGCCGTGTATCGGTTAAAAACATCAGACATCTTAGTACGGCTTCAGATATGGTCGTCAACTTCTTCTTGCTAATGCTTGTGTTTATGGGATGTTATGCGACATTAGTCACAAATGCAACAACACCGGATTTTGATTACCGCGCAACGATTTCAGTATGGTTCAGACATTTATTTATGTTTAATCCGGACGCAAATTTAATGACAACCGTTCCATTTTCATTTAAGCTTCATGTATTCTTAGGTTTTGGTATTTTCGCATTATGGCCGTTTACAAGATTGGTTCATGTGTGGAGTGTACCGCTAAGCTATGCGAACCGAAGCTATATTATTTATCGTAAGCATAAAGCTAAGTCTTAGATTGGAGGAGACAACTTGAATAGTGTAATTGCGACAGAATATTTTAATTATCAAGCTGCTTTGAATGATATCAGAGAAGAAGGCCAGTTTGATTTTGCAGCGATTGCCTTGCCTGAAGACAGTTCTCATAGTGCTGTCATTAAGTGGAAGTATGCCTCAGGCAATATCAATAACCGCTATCAACTGATCGTATTACGCCCTGGTAAAGGATTAGCAGGTCTTGTTATCCGTACAGGTTCCAGAATGGTTATTTATGATGTAGATACTGCATTAAGTTCTAATGACAAGTTAGGCTATCCCATTGTACTCAGCGAAGCATTGACTTCGATGGTTGCGATTCCGTTATGGAATAATAATCGTGTCTATGGTGCGTTACTGCTCGGCCAAAGAAACGGCCGTCCATTGCCTGAAGGCAGTGAAGATTTCCGCATTAAAGACAAACTAGGGAGTTTTAGAGATGAGTTCAACGCATAATCAAGAGAAGTTGAAAGAATTATTAACGCAGTATTATTTGAACACTAATGAAAAGATGGTATTTTTAAATAAGAAAGGCCAAGTCATTGCTTTAAATGAAGCTGCTGAAGAAGTCTTTTCCGAAGACAATGATTACAGTCAAATGACGCATGCAATCTGCCGAAGATGCGAAGGTTATTCAAACGAGTTTGACTTAATGTCATGTGAAAACTGCTTCTTAGAAGCGTTGGAAGTCGGCAATGGCAGCTTCCAAGTCTTTATGCGCACCAAAGATGATAAGATTGAACCTTTCACAGCATCTTATGAAGTCATTGATAAAACCAAAGAGATTTATGCATTTACACTGCACAATGTCTCGCCGCAAATCGAACGCCAAGATAGACGCTATCAGCGTCTGATGATGCAAAAAACAATCTCAGCTCAAGAGAATGAGCGCAAGCGTATTTCTCGCGAGCTGCATGATGGTATTGTACAAGAATTGATTAACGTAGATGTGGAATTGCGTTTATTGAAGTACCAGCAAGACAAGGATGAATTGATTGATAACTCTAAACGTATTGAAGGATTGATGTCGCGTTTAATCGATGATGTACGCAACCTATCTGTAGAACTGCGTCCTTCATCACTCGATGATCTGGGATTGGATGCTGCGTTTCGCTCTTACTTCAAACAATTCGAAAAGAATTACGGAATGCATATTGTGTATCATACCGATTTCTCATCGCAGCGTTTTGACAGCGAAATCGAAACCGTCATCTACCGCGTTGTTCAAGAAGCTATGTTTAACGCATTAAAATATGCGCAAGTAGACACAGTTTATATCTCGCTTTATCAAGGCGAAGCATCGATAATAGCTGAAGTCAGTGATCAGGGAATTGGATTTAAATTAGGAGATAAGGCGAAGGGCACAGGACTCGGTCTGTTCGGTATGAATGAACGTGCTGAACTGGTCAATGGTTCTGTCAATATTGATTCGCAAGCAGGACGCGGAACAATTGTAACGTTAGAAGTTCCAATAACTGATAAACGATAGGAGACTTGATGTTGAAAATTGTTATTGCAGATGATTATGCCGTGGTAAGAACCGGCTTCTCTATGATTTTGAACTTTCAAGAGGATATGGAAGTCGTTGCTACCGCAGCTGAGGGTGTTGAAGCATACCAAGAAGTGATGCAGCACCGCCCTGACGTATTAATAATGGATTTAAGTATGCCGCCAGGAGAATCAGGGTTAATTGCAACGAGTAAAATCGTTGAAAGTTTTCCGGAAACTAAGATACTCATCTTAACGATGTATGATGATGATGAGTATCTCTTCCATGTTTTAAGAAACGGAGCAAAAGGTTATATTTTAAAAAATGCTCCGGATGAACAATTGATTTCGGCAGTACGCACCGTTTATCGCGGTGATACTTATATCGACCCTAAGATGACAACATCTTTGGTTAATGAATTTGTAAATAATTCTGATCAAGATGCCAAACGTTCGAATGATCCGTATAGAATTCTTTCTAAACGCGAACTTGAAATCTTGCCGCTGATTGCGAAGGGTTACGGAAATAAAGATATCGCTGAAAAATTATTTGTATCTGTTAAAACAGTAGAGGCGCATAAAACGCATATTATGCAATAGCTGGAATTAAAATCGAAACCGGAATTAGTAGAATATGCCCTTAAGAAAAAATTACTTGATTTCTAAATCAAGGCTTATTGAACTCATCGTGATGATGGGTTCTTTTTTTATGCAAAAATTGTGGCTGTATTGTGAAAAATATAGGTGGAAATGAATAGAAAAGCTGTGTTGTTTAAACGTAAACAAGGGATTAGGGAAATGCCGAGGGATTTAAGGGAATGCCCTTATGTTCAATAATTCACCTAAAGACTAAAATATAAAGTGTAAGCAGTATTCCCAGCTGATAAATAAAATAACTTCGACTCAAAAAATATATCAGTGGGGTACTGCTCTTCTTATTAATTGATATGAAAAATGTTAGGGTGAAAAAAATGAACAAATCAAAAGGTGGTTTACAATTAACTGTCCAAACCTTGAGTTTGGTTGCTGGTTTCATGGTTTGGAGTATTATCGCTCCATTAATGCCGTTAATTTCACAAGATATTAAAATTACCAGCGGACAAATTTCTATTGTACTCGCGATTCCAGTTATTTTAGGATCTGTACTGCGTATTCCATTCGGCTATTTGACGAATATCATCGGTGCCAAATGGGTCTTCTTCTCCAGCTTTATTATTTTGCTCGTTCCAATCTTTTTATTAAGCCAAGCGCAATCTGTAAATATGTTAATGATTGCTGGATTCTTCTTAGGTGTCGGGGGCGCTATTTTCTCAGTAGGTGTTACATCTATTCCTAAATATTTCCCTAAAGAAAAAGTCGGGTTAGCTAACGGTATTTATGGTATGGGTAACCTCGGTACTGCGGTATCTTCTTTCTTAGCACCGCCGATTGCAGGTATGATCGGTTGGCAATCTACAGTAAGACTTTACTTGATTGTAATGGCAGTATTTGCGATTTTAATGTTCTTCTTAGGTGATGCGAAAGAACCTAAAGTTAAAATTCCTCTAATCGCACAAACAAAAGATTTAATGAAAGGCTTGCGTTTATACTACTTAAGCTTATGGTATTTCATCACATTCGGTTCATTCGTCGCATTCGGTATCTTCTTACCGAAATATTTAGTGGACCACTTCGAACTTACATCTGTCGATGCGGGTATCAGAGCAGGGGTCTTCATCGCAATTGCGACGACGCTTAGACCTTTAGGCGGTATTATCGGAGACAAAATCGATGCTGTCAAAGCATTGAAAATCGACTTCATTATTATGATTATCGGCGCTGCGATTTTAGGCTTTGCGGATGATATATTTTTCTTCACAGTCGGTTGTTTGATGATCAGTGCATGTGCGGGTATCGGTAACGGATTAGTCTTTAAATTAGTACCGCATTATTTCCAAAAAGAAGCAGGTGTCGCAAACGGTATTGTGTCTATGATGGGCGGACTTGGAGGTTTCTTCCCGCCATTAGTTATTACTTATGTGACAAGCTTAACAGGTACGAGTCACTTAGCATTTATCTTCCTAGCATTGTTTGGAGTCATTGCGTTAATTACAATGTGGCATTTAAGCAAAAGAAATCGTGCCTTAGTTTAACCCCATAATGGATGAATGAAAATGTAAATATTGAAGACAGCAGCACAATGGATGCAAGATGAGGCATCTGTTGTGCTTTTTCATTCAGTAAATGCAATGAAAAAAGGACTAGTCAATGCGCTAGTCCTAATCTTATTTAATAATGTATGGTTTTGTTTTAGCCGGGAGATTGCGGTCACGGTTGATTTTGCGTGTGGTCATGATCAATGCTGCAAATGCAATACTGACACTTAACATGGAAGAACCGCCGTAGCTTAATAGCGGCAATGTTACACCTGTTAATGGAATGACTCCAGAAACACCGCCGATATTGACGAAAGCTTGAATAAAGATATAGCTGCCGATACCAATACAAATCGATTTGTAGAAGTGGTTCTTCGTGCGGTTCGCATAGATTAAACACTTGGCTACGATAAAGCCGTAGAGTGCTAAAACAAAGAACACACCAATCAATCCCAATTCTTCGGATAAGACTGTAAAGATAAAGTCAGTATGAGGCTCTGGCAAATAACCGAGTTTTGAAATACCATTGCCGAGACCTTTGCCTAAGAATTTGCCGTTGCCGATAGATATTAAGGCATTGGTTAATTGATAGCCTTCACTGTTTTCATACTTGAATGGATTCAAGAAGACGTTAATCCGATTTAAGCGGTAAATGTTTTTCGCATCAAACAATAATGTGTAACTCAAATACATAACAATAGGTATCATCGCAATGCCGAGAATTTGAAGCTTTACTTTATTTTTGATATCAGAGTAAAGCAGTATACAAGCGATAATCGCGACAGTCAGCATCGTACCGCCTAAGTCGCCTTGAAGCAAGACGAGAACTAACCCGAAGCCCAGCAGCAGCAAGGGCGGAATCAAATGCTTAACTTTATAATCCCATCGTGAATTTAAGCGTCTGTCTATAATGTATGAGAAATAAAAGATTGAAGCGAGTTTTAAAAACTCTGAGGATTGAAGGCTGAAGAATCCTAAGCTGAGCCAGTTTTTCGAACCGTTGATTTCTTTACCGATTAATAAAGTTAAAGCGAGTAAGAAGAAGGTACCGAATAATAATACGATTTGAACATTGGATGATTTGAAAAAATCAATTCTGACAAACTGTGCAAAAAAGATGATAATCAAACCGATGAAAAAGTAGATGGCTTGGCGCTTCATAAAATGGTCGCTTGAAACAGGGAGACCGCCGGTCAAAGAGCCTTTTGAAGCAGGCACCATACTTGCACTGTAAACCATGACAATTCCTATTAAGCCGAGCAGGATAAAGGTCACAATCAAACTCAGGTCTACGCCTTTCATAGCAATCCGTGTGGATATGAGAAATTTCTTCACGTTAAGTCACCTCTATGTATATCTGTTTTGTACAAACGTGCAAAATATAAGCATTAAATATCTATTATATAGATTTTGTTAACAAGTATCCACTTTAAACAGGTGGAAATTTAATGAAATATGAAAAACATCAGCCATAAAAAAGAAGCCTTGAGCATAGCCAAGACTTCTAATTTCAAAACTTATCTTCTAACAAGCTTTATTTACTATTTTACGGTATCATAATAACGAATATTGTCTGAAACTTCTTTAAGGTAGAAATTACCTTTAGGTTCAACTTCTAATTCGCGATCATGATCAAATTCTAAATTGTCGAAGCGTTTGAAGAAAGTTTCATATTCTTCAACAGAAAGTGCTTTGCGGTTTTTCAGCATGGCTTGATGTGCTTCTACATCTAACGCATCTTTGAATCCATCTGAAAGTGTAGCAGTATAGAATTCGCCGACTGAACCTGAACCGTAACTGAACAATCCGATGTGATCGCCTGCGTTAAGGTCATGGTTTTCAAGAAGTGAAATCAAGCTGAGATATAATGAGCCTGTATAAATGTTGCCGACATAACGATTGTAATCGGTTGCAGATTTATAGCTGTCATTTAGTCTTGCTTGTGTATCTTCTGACGCTGTATCTGTTAGAATAGAATCAAGTGCTTTTTGACCCATCTTTGTGAAGGGAACATGGAAGCATAGCGCAGCAAAGTCAGACAATGATTTATGATAACGTTTCGCGTATTCGTTCCAGCTTTCTTGGAAAGAGTGGATATAAGCATCTTTAGATAATTTACCGTCAACAAGCGGGTAAATTTCACCAGATGGTCGCCAGAAATCGTAAACGTCTTCTGTAAATGCAACTGAATCATCATGTAATTCGGCGATGCGCGGGTTGTGGCTGATTACCATAGCGACTGCACCAGCACCTTGTGTCGGTTCACCGCCGCTGTTCAGTCCGTAACGCGCTGTATCACTTGCGATGACTAATACTTTTTCATTAGGACGTGGTACTAAATAATCTTTTGCCATTTGAATCGCTGGTGTCGCAGCATAACATGCTTCTTTCATCTCGAGACAACGTGCAAAAGGTTGAATTCCCAACAGATGATGAATTTGTACAGCAGAGGCTTTTGCGGAATCAATTGCAGATTCTGTCGCAACGATCACCATCGTAATATTTTTCTTGTCTTGTTCTGTTATGATAGGTTGAGCAGCGTTAGCACCCATAGACACAATGTCTTGACTGACCGGGCTTACAGCCATTTCAGTCTGGCCGATTCCAATCAGAAACTTGTTTGGGTCTACGTCGCGTGCTTTTGCTAATTCAGCCATATCTACGTAGAAGTTCGGAATATAAAAATTAAGTTGGTCGATACCAATTGTCATAAATAACCAACATCCTTTCTTGATATGTTAAATCACTTTAAATCATATCAAAAGAGAGTACAAAAATACAATTTTAAATTAGTAGCTAGTGATAAAAAAGGAGACTAAATTATGAGCAAAATCGCAATTGTAAGTGCAAAACGTACACCAGTAGGTAAATTCAGAGGGAAATTAAGAGATTATTCTGCAGTACAACTTGGCACCATCGCTCTAGAGGCAGCCATCGATGCTATCCAACTGCCGAAAGATCAAATTGAAAATGTTATTTTCGGTAATGTCTTGCAAGCAGGCAATGGCCAAAACCCTGCACGTCAGATTTTAGTGAATGCAGGTCTGCCTACAACCACTCCTGGAATGACTATTAATGAAGTATGCGGATCTGGTTTGAAAGCTGTAATTCTAGGCAAACAACTGATTCAATTAGGGGAAGCAAAAGTTGTTGCTGTCGGCGGTGTTGAAAGTATGACCAATGCACCGAAACTTGTTTTGCCGGGCCAAGAAAAACCTGTGCCGAGTTTCATGCATGACGGTTTAACAGATGCATTTGAAAATGTACCGATGGGTATTACAGCTGAACGTATTGCTGATCAATATAAAGTGACTCGCGAACAACAAGATGAATTTGCAGTCAAATCACATAAAAAAGCATTTGAAGCATCAGAAGCAGGCAAATATGACCAAGAAATGATTCCGTTAAAAGATGCTGATGGGGAAGAAATGACAACGGATGAAGGTATCCGCGGCAACAGCAATGTGGAAAAACTTGCGACATTGGATACAATCTTCAAAGAAGACGGTACAGTAACAGCAGGCAACGCTTCAAGTATCAATGACGGTGCTTCAGCACTGATTTTAATGGATGCGGACTATGCACGTGAAAACGGCTATGAAATTATGGGTATTTTAGGCGACTATGCAGAAGTAGGCTGTGATCCTGAAATTATGGGTATTGCACCATTCTACGCAGTATCTAAATTGCTTGAGAAAACAGGTCAAACGATTAATGATATCGACTTAGTAGAAATGACTGAAGCTTTCGCAGTACAAAGTATTGCAGTTCAAGATAATCTGCATATTCCGGATGAGAAATTGAATATTTACGGCGGTGCGGTCGCAATCGGACATCCGATTGGTGCTTCAGGTGCGCGTCTGGTAACTTCGCTTGTGCATGAATTGCATCAAGAAAACAAAAAGAACGGTATCGCAACAGCGTGTATCGGCGGCGGCTTAGGTTTAGCATTAGAAGTTGAAAAAGGAGAGTAGTCAGAATGAAAGCATTGGGAAAAGATTTTCGACATTTATCACGTCAAGATAAATTACAACGCTTAGAAGACAACGGCTGG is a window from the Staphylococcus sp. IVB6181 genome containing:
- the narJ gene encoding nitrate reductase molybdenum cofactor assembly chaperone, with the translated sequence MINLKNFYQFQESIGYFAQQLNFPEKLTFHPKTFDEVFDSRHPAYAEMVEYRERIQSYPLTEIKQLYTDTFDFNKQAPLYMTYNKFDTQKERGQMLAKLKVLYEMFGLQMVDNELSDFLPLMLEFLYAAQWQNDERAEGNIEFIIMVIEDGTYAMLNQLREMDSPYAPLIQALRKTLKLCLQPSEEVTAHA
- the narI gene encoding respiratory nitrate reductase subunit gamma, with protein sequence MLNQFLWVIYPYLCIAIFVIGHIARFRYDQFSWTAKSSEFIEKKRLKWGSLLFHLGIIPVAAGHFVGLVIPPSWLEALGVTHETYHFGAVYIGSIFGIMTLIGMILLTSRRVSVKNIRHLSTASDMVVNFFLLMLVFMGCYATLVTNATTPDFDYRATISVWFRHLFMFNPDANLMTTVPFSFKLHVFLGFGIFALWPFTRLVHVWSVPLSYANRSYIIYRKHKAKS
- the nreA gene encoding nitrate respiration regulation accessory nitrate sensor NreA, which produces MNSVIATEYFNYQAALNDIREEGQFDFAAIALPEDSSHSAVIKWKYASGNINNRYQLIVLRPGKGLAGLVIRTGSRMVIYDVDTALSSNDKLGYPIVLSEALTSMVAIPLWNNNRVYGALLLGQRNGRPLPEGSEDFRIKDKLGSFRDEFNA
- the nreB gene encoding nitrate respiration regulation sensor histidine kinase NreB (Involved in the regulation of the the nitrate reductase operon narGHJI); this translates as MSSTHNQEKLKELLTQYYLNTNEKMVFLNKKGQVIALNEAAEEVFSEDNDYSQMTHAICRRCEGYSNEFDLMSCENCFLEALEVGNGSFQVFMRTKDDKIEPFTASYEVIDKTKEIYAFTLHNVSPQIERQDRRYQRLMMQKTISAQENERKRISRELHDGIVQELINVDVELRLLKYQQDKDELIDNSKRIEGLMSRLIDDVRNLSVELRPSSLDDLGLDAAFRSYFKQFEKNYGMHIVYHTDFSSQRFDSEIETVIYRVVQEAMFNALKYAQVDTVYISLYQGEASIIAEVSDQGIGFKLGDKAKGTGLGLFGMNERAELVNGSVNIDSQAGRGTIVTLEVPITDKR
- a CDS encoding NarK/NasA family nitrate transporter; the encoded protein is MNKSKGGLQLTVQTLSLVAGFMVWSIIAPLMPLISQDIKITSGQISIVLAIPVILGSVLRIPFGYLTNIIGAKWVFFSSFIILLVPIFLLSQAQSVNMLMIAGFFLGVGGAIFSVGVTSIPKYFPKEKVGLANGIYGMGNLGTAVSSFLAPPIAGMIGWQSTVRLYLIVMAVFAILMFFLGDAKEPKVKIPLIAQTKDLMKGLRLYYLSLWYFITFGSFVAFGIFLPKYLVDHFELTSVDAGIRAGVFIAIATTLRPLGGIIGDKIDAVKALKIDFIIMIIGAAILGFADDIFFFTVGCLMISACAGIGNGLVFKLVPHYFQKEAGVANGIVSMMGGLGGFFPPLVITYVTSLTGTSHLAFIFLALFGVIALITMWHLSKRNRALV
- a CDS encoding FtsW/RodA/SpoVE family cell cycle protein, whose protein sequence is MKKFLISTRIAMKGVDLSLIVTFILLGLIGIVMVYSASMVPASKGSLTGGLPVSSDHFMKRQAIYFFIGLIIIFFAQFVRIDFFKSSNVQIVLLFGTFFLLALTLLIGKEINGSKNWLSLGFFSLQSSEFLKLASIFYFSYIIDRRLNSRWDYKVKHLIPPLLLLGFGLVLVLLQGDLGGTMLTVAIIACILLYSDIKNKVKLQILGIAMIPIVMYLSYTLLFDAKNIYRLNRINVFLNPFKYENSEGYQLTNALISIGNGKFLGKGLGNGISKLGYLPEPHTDFIFTVLSEELGLIGVFFVLALYGFIVAKCLIYANRTKNHFYKSICIGIGSYIFIQAFVNIGGVSGVIPLTGVTLPLLSYGGSSMLSVSIAFAALIMTTRKINRDRNLPAKTKPYIIK
- a CDS encoding hydroxymethylglutaryl-CoA synthase, whose amino-acid sequence is MTIGIDQLNFYIPNFYVDMAELAKARDVDPNKFLIGIGQTEMAVSPVSQDIVSMGANAAQPIITEQDKKNITMVIVATESAIDSAKASAVQIHHLLGIQPFARCLEMKEACYAATPAIQMAKDYLVPRPNEKVLVIASDTARYGLNSGGEPTQGAGAVAMVISHNPRIAELHDDSVAFTEDVYDFWRPSGEIYPLVDGKLSKDAYIHSFQESWNEYAKRYHKSLSDFAALCFHVPFTKMGQKALDSILTDTASEDTQARLNDSYKSATDYNRYVGNIYTGSLYLSLISLLENHDLNAGDHIGLFSYGSGSVGEFYTATLSDGFKDALDVEAHQAMLKNRKALSVEEYETFFKRFDNLEFDHDRELEVEPKGNFYLKEVSDNIRYYDTVK
- a CDS encoding thiolase family protein, with the protein product MSKIAIVSAKRTPVGKFRGKLRDYSAVQLGTIALEAAIDAIQLPKDQIENVIFGNVLQAGNGQNPARQILVNAGLPTTTPGMTINEVCGSGLKAVILGKQLIQLGEAKVVAVGGVESMTNAPKLVLPGQEKPVPSFMHDGLTDAFENVPMGITAERIADQYKVTREQQDEFAVKSHKKAFEASEAGKYDQEMIPLKDADGEEMTTDEGIRGNSNVEKLATLDTIFKEDGTVTAGNASSINDGASALILMDADYARENGYEIMGILGDYAEVGCDPEIMGIAPFYAVSKLLEKTGQTINDIDLVEMTEAFAVQSIAVQDNLHIPDEKLNIYGGAVAIGHPIGASGARLVTSLVHELHQENKKNGIATACIGGGLGLALEVEKGE